The following coding sequences are from one Oncorhynchus clarkii lewisi isolate Uvic-CL-2024 chromosome 20, UVic_Ocla_1.0, whole genome shotgun sequence window:
- the LOC139377437 gene encoding uncharacterized protein, producing the protein MYSDSTRMGHYRFIHQNTDDCCYCLHCVQYGPTLYQGGPGGYRPPPTHPDHPELDLRGDISLPPFPVEPEDIEPGLEKCERGGEGRGDGGGGEGGEGEGEGSGAEAGAGWGVSGHCAPQRRPVFTGPGQHGQPQPGQFSPSHPWNYNPAQWTCPVESGLGLFYSPVKEQCGYVGQGGGGTAGTGIGTDPFNSNRKASASSLPLDPANTQFRGQRTKHRQASYSYGPEKPIWDQSKYRLERQASYSPQEQHRQASLGLEKQVWGQSNHRLERQNSFSPQEIHSQVSYIYSPEDKLTQRQLVSYGPEQKVWGQLKHRQTSYSYSPEEQVWGYAGDEHDHLDRCVPLEQRELHPHMPNGHSGGGGPSPRHVYSQGVGDRTNYQERTTRLMAGGAVGGAGVDSCNGRHVPAGSGSVQKTLFSTEVPQKQLVSQPRQMSHCGPGLGHRTPSHGATGPVHGATIGREERFNQRAKQPASQGVNQNQGGDPDVDPQRQRVKQKDGQGSVRKSQCSVWENQCHVRENKGSVRQKEGLVREQIRQVVSDLEGVLGGLKQVHVEMKEVVEQIDLLTANIDLEEGSCNSSPHGGDAIPNPRDCRVLMYNQKTSTGEQMYTHKIRTVDLKTNGDQGLLYRDPDHTVTIQTTSPSHVLTASVIKTNRVGVTALSPLSPSPSKDSKPERRGLNKDPPIPGPSRDINHVTQTPGLEQIPSLPLLLPTHTPIPTAMVGYSVPSRRSQKPPLYPHPKGRMERLNKGLAPPPYPAQLALPVLPHLAQPPYPTHPNHPALPPSALKTPPYLEKSRPSSSMV; encoded by the exons ATGTACTCAGACAGCACACGGATGGGACACTATAGATTCATTCATCAAAACACAGACGACTGCTGCTACTGCCTTCACTGTGTCCAATACGGACCCACGCTGTACCAGGGAGGACCAGGGGGGTACAGACCACCACCCACGCACCCAGACCACCCAGAGTTGGACCTCAGAGGAGACATCAGCCTTCCTCCTTTCCCTGTGGAGCCAGAGGATATAGAACCTGGACTAGAGAAGTGtgagagaggaggtgaaggaagaggagatggtggagggggagaaggtggagaaggagaaggtGAAGGAAGTGGTGCTGAAGCTGGAGCTGGATGGGGTGTAAGTGGTCACTGTGCCCCACAGAGGAGGCCAGTGTTCACCGGGCCGGGTCAGCATGGTCAACCTCAGCCAGGCCAGTTTAGCCCCAGCCACCCCTGGAACTACAACCCTGCCCAGTGGACCTGCCCAGTGGAGTCTGGCCTGGGTCTGTTCTACTCCCCTGTGAAAGAACAGTGTGGCTATGTGGGACAGGGTGGAGGTGGCACTGCTGGGACAGGGATCGGGACAGACCCATTCAACAGCAATAGAAAAGCGTCAGCCTCATCACTCCCCCTGGACCCGGCAAACACACAGTTCAGGGGTCAGCGGACCAAACACAGACAGGCTAGCTACAGCTACGGTCCTGAGAAACCGATCTGGGATCAGTCAAAATACAGACTAGAAAGACAGGCTAGCTATAGTCCACAGGAGCAACACAGACAGGCTAGTCTCGGTTTAGAAAAGCAGGTCTGGGGTCAGTCGAACCACAGGCTAGAAAGACAGAATAGCTTCAGTCCACAAGAAATACACAGCCAGGTTAGCTACATTTACAGTCCAGAAGACAAGCTGACACAACGACAGCTAGTCAGCTACGGTCCAGAACAAAAGGTCTGGGGTCAGTTGAAACACAGACAGACTAGCTACAGCTACAGTCCAGAGGAACAGGTCTGGGGATATGCTGGAGATGAACATGATCATTTGGACAGGTGTGTACCGCTTGAACAAAGAGAATTACACCCTCACATGCCAAATGgacatagtggtggtggtggtcccAGCCCCAGGCATGTGTACTCTCAGGGCGTGGGAGATAGAACTAACTACCAGGAGAGGACTACTAGATTAATGGCTGGGGGAGCTGTAGGTGGGGCAGGAGTGGACAGCTGTAATGGACGACATGTCCCTGCTGGCTCTGGCTCTGTTCAGAAGACTTTATTTTCCACTGAAGTCCCCCAGAAACAGTTGGTCAGCCAGCCCAGGCAGATGAGTCATTGTGGGCCTGGCCTTGGCCATAGAACCCCAAGTCATGGAGCTACTGGACCAGTGCATGGAGCCACTATAGGCAGGGAAGAGAGATTCAACCAAAGGGCCAAACAGCCAGCAAGCCAGGGAGTCAACCAGAACCAGGGAGGAGACCCAGACGTAGACCCCCAGAGACAGAGGGTGAAGCAGAAGGATGGTCAGGGTTCAGTCCGGAAAAGCCAGTGTTCGGTCTGGGAGAACCAGTGTCATGTCCGGGAAAACAAGGGTTCTGTCCGGCAGAAGGAGGGCTTGGTTCGGGAGCAGATCAGACAGGTGGTGTCAGACCTCGAGGGGGTCCTGGGAGGTCTCAAACAGGTCCACGTGGAGATGAAGGAG GTGGTTGAACAGATTGATCTGCTGACAGCTAACATTGACCTGGAAGAGGGATCATGTAACAGTTCCCCTCATGGTGGTGACGCCATCCCCAACCCCAGAGACTGCAGAGTCCTGATGTATAATCAGAAGACTAGTACTGGAGAGCAGATGTATACCCACAAGATTAGGACTGTTGACCTGAAGACTAATGGAGACCAGGGATTACTGTACAGAGACCCTGACCATACTGTCACCATACAAACTACCTCTCCGTCCCATGTCCTCACCGCATCAGTCATCAAAACCAACCGGGTTGGCGTCACAGCCCTGAGCCCCCTGAGCCCGAGCCCTTCCAAAGACTCCAAACCAGAAAGACGCGGGCTCAACAAAGACCCTCCTATACCTGGCCCTTCCAGAGACATAAACCATGTGACCCAGACCCCTGGGCTAGAACAGAttccctccctacccctactaTTACCGACCCACACCCCTATCCCCACAGCCATGGTTGGATACAGTGTCCCGTCTCGTAGGAGCCAGAAACCACCACTGTACCCCCACCCCAAAGGACGGATGGAGAGGCTTAATAAGGGTCTGGCTCCACCACCCTACCCGGCCCAGTTAGCCCTGCCGGTCCTGCCCCACCTGGCCCAGCCACCCTACCCTACCCACCCTAACCACCCTGCCCTGCCGCCCAGTGCCCTGAAGACACCCCCATACCTGGAGAAAAGCAGACCGAGCTCCAGCATGGTGTGA